The genomic DNA CGCTGCTCGTTCCCGAGGAATTGGAGGAGTTCTGCTGCGATCCGGGCCGGGCCAGGCCCGAGGGCGGCCGCGCGGCAGGGATCGCGCTCGGCCGTGCGGCCCGTCTGATGCGCGCGGGAGCGGGACGCGCTCTTGTGACGTGCCCTTTACACAAGGCCATGCTCATGGAGGCCGGATTCGAGTTCCCTGGGCACACAGAATTCCTGGCCGAGGCGGCAGGGCTCATGCCGGACGACGTCACCATGTGTCTGGCCGGACCGCGCCTGCGCGTAGGGCTTGTGACCACGCACCCGCCTCTGCGCGGGGTGCCCGACCTGATTACCGAGCAGCGTGTGCTGCGTTCCCTGACGCACCTTTGGGAGTTCACCCGACGTTTGGGGCTCGATGCCCCGCTGGCCGTGTGTGGTCTCAATCCGCATGCGGGCGAGGGAGGCCGCATCGGCCGCGAGGAGATCGAGGTCATCGGTCCGGCCGTGCACACGGCGCGGGACAGGGGAATCGACGCCCTCGGGCCGCTTCCGGCGGACACGCTCTTTCATCGCGCCGCGCGCGGGGATTTTTCGGCCGTCCTGGCCATGTATCACGACCAGGGGCTTGGGCCGCTCAAGCTTTTGCACTTTGGCGAGGCGGTCAACGTCACACTCGGGCTGCCGTATGTCCGCACCTCGCCGGATCATGGCACGGGCCACGACGTGACCGGCACGGGGCGGGCCGATGCCGGGGGTTTTAGGGCCGCGATGCGGCTTGCGCTCGATCTGACCCGCGAGGCCGGGTAGGCGACCGCCTCAAGGGCATCATCTGCTGCGTTACCACGAAAAATTGAAGGCCGACTTGCGGGGGAACGCGTGTCGGCCTTGAATTCTGTGTACGGCTTGGGAAGGGGAGTTGTTTCAAGCCTCTCAAGCTTCCTGTTCCAGTTTCTTCTGTGCGAACTGCAACATCTTTTGAGCCTGCTGGAAAGAAGGGTTGATCTTTAGCGCCCGTTTGGCCATCTCGGCCATGGGCCGCCATTTTTGCCAGTCGTGATACAGTCTGCCGATGTTGAAGAACAGGAACTCATCGTGGTGGCAGGATTCCAGGGCCTTCCTGTAGTACTGCTCGGCCGTCTTGAAGTCCTTCATCTTGCGCAGGACGATGCCGATGCGGTTGTACAGATGCACGGCATCGGGATCGTTGCGCAGTGCGTCCTCAAGGTATCCGTAGGCTTCCTGGTATTGTTCGTGCTTGAGGAAGAGATCAGCGATGTTGGCCTTGAAATCCGTGTCCTGGCTGAACTCGCGCACCAGGGCGTCGGCCGTTTTCTTGGCTTCGGCGTGGTCTTTGGCAGTGAGCCTTGATTCGATATCCTTCAATCCCTGCTGCTTGCGTTTGGCGATCAGTGCAAGCAGGGCCTGGGCTTCCTCGGTCGTGGAGGTGTTCAGTTCCTTGAGCACCTCGTTCATCTGGGCGTAGAGGCTACGCTCCTCGCCGGGGGCATAATCGAGCTGCAGCGGATAGGCCTGGGTGAAGTTCCTGTCCGATCCCAAGGCGAAGACGGCTTGCGAGATGAGTTGGACGAACTCTTCCTTCTCCGCCTTCATGAGGGGGGTCTTGATGACGATGAGCAGCGCCTGCTGCAGACATTGCGCGGCGGGGAGAACTTTCTCCTGTTTAAGGAGCGAGCCGATCTTGTTGATCAGCTGCCTGGCTTTGATGAGTTCCGCCGACATCGTTTCAACCCCCTTTGGTGACAAGACTTTTCCGGGTGCAGAATAGCCCTCTTTCCGTTCACTTTCCAGTCGTTTCACGCACCAGGGTGCGGAAGCGGGTGAAGAAGAACTGCGCGTCGTGCGGCCCGGGACCGGCCTCGGGATGGTATTGCAGGGTGATGATGGGCTTCTTCTTGTGACGAAAGCCTTCCAACGTCTGGTCGTTCAGATTGACATGCGTCATCTCCACGTCGTCGAGCCGGGAAATGTCCACGCAGAAGCCGTGGTTTTGCGAGGATATCTCGATGCGGCCGGTCAGGAGATCCTTGACCGGATGGTTGATGCCGTGATGTCCAAACTTGAGCTTGTAGGTGGAGCCGCCCAGCGCCGTGCCGAGCAGTTGGTGGCCGAGGCAGATGCCGCCCAGGGGATAGCTGCCGGTCATCCGTGCGATCTGGGCGATGGGGCCTTGCAGGGTGGCCGGGTCGCCGGGGCCGGGCGAGAAGAAGACCGCGTCGGGCGAGAGCTTGGCGACCTGTTCGGCTGTGAAGGAGGAGGGCACCATGAGCATGTCGAAGCCCTGATCGGCCAGGAGGCGCAGGATGTTCCACTTGATGCCGAAGTCGAAGACCACGAGACGCGGACCGGGGCCGGGCCAGGCGTAGGCCCCGTCGTTCAAAACGGCCTCTTTCGGGCCGTTTGCGGACCAGGTGTAGGGCTTTGCGGGCGTGACCGTCTCGGCCAGGTTCGAACCTTCCATGGTCGGCAGTTCGCGGCAGCGGGCAACGAGCCGGGCCGGATC from Alkalidesulfovibrio alkalitolerans DSM 16529 includes the following:
- the pdxA gene encoding 4-hydroxythreonine-4-phosphate dehydrogenase PdxA translates to MKPLLVTLGDPDGLGPELACRVLGKGAPEAPVLIVGPEEPLARHAERLGLPAFWRRVASSEEAREGVSLLVPEELEEFCCDPGRARPEGGRAAGIALGRAARLMRAGAGRALVTCPLHKAMLMEAGFEFPGHTEFLAEAAGLMPDDVTMCLAGPRLRVGLVTTHPPLRGVPDLITEQRVLRSLTHLWEFTRRLGLDAPLAVCGLNPHAGEGGRIGREEIEVIGPAVHTARDRGIDALGPLPADTLFHRAARGDFSAVLAMYHDQGLGPLKLLHFGEAVNVTLGLPYVRTSPDHGTGHDVTGTGRADAGGFRAAMRLALDLTREAG
- a CDS encoding tetratricopeptide repeat protein; the encoded protein is MSAELIKARQLINKIGSLLKQEKVLPAAQCLQQALLIVIKTPLMKAEKEEFVQLISQAVFALGSDRNFTQAYPLQLDYAPGEERSLYAQMNEVLKELNTSTTEEAQALLALIAKRKQQGLKDIESRLTAKDHAEAKKTADALVREFSQDTDFKANIADLFLKHEQYQEAYGYLEDALRNDPDAVHLYNRIGIVLRKMKDFKTAEQYYRKALESCHHDEFLFFNIGRLYHDWQKWRPMAEMAKRALKINPSFQQAQKMLQFAQKKLEQEA
- the carA gene encoding glutamine-hydrolyzing carbamoyl-phosphate synthase small subunit, with protein sequence MEAILALEDGTWFSGASFTGDGETGGEVIFNTGMTGYQEILTDPSYVGQMVCMTYPHIGNYGVNLDDVESSRIRVEAFIVKECCKTPSNWRAKKSLPDYLREYGVMGIEGIDTRALTRHLRLHGAMRGLISTREKDPARLVARCRELPTMEGSNLAETVTPAKPYTWSANGPKEAVLNDGAYAWPGPGPRLVVFDFGIKWNILRLLADQGFDMLMVPSSFTAEQVAKLSPDAVFFSPGPGDPATLQGPIAQIARMTGSYPLGGICLGHQLLGTALGGSTYKLKFGHHGINHPVKDLLTGRIEISSQNHGFCVDISRLDDVEMTHVNLNDQTLEGFRHKKKPIITLQYHPEAGPGPHDAQFFFTRFRTLVRETTGK